A window of Calonectris borealis chromosome 3, bCalBor7.hap1.2, whole genome shotgun sequence contains these coding sequences:
- the LOC142081255 gene encoding LOW QUALITY PROTEIN: U6 snRNA (guanine-N(2))-methyltransferase THUMPD2-like (The sequence of the model RefSeq protein was modified relative to this genomic sequence to represent the inferred CDS: deleted 2 bases in 1 codon), giving the protein MAFLSLKWGSCPDFCSETIHVLRTGIFVHLDIIHSVVGIPVFRLLLANRSISREYIKTLRSIAGLWSAIVWAMASLAEISAGAFVLDPMCGLGMILLEAAKEWPEACYWGADISDSQLENADVSIRTAGLMDKIELLKASLKALPLPSESFDTVISDIPFGKKFKITKDIQLLPDILQEMERVLHVGGTIVLLLSQDLHKRMGGITKCTENEFPNAISDGASETTTEKALNIDGNSSSLVNGVEESFLSSRHIHFGSLMPDGIYGVSLGKTDAFIYKYRKISTAGNQQVSCTVLK; this is encoded by the exons ATGGCTTTTTTGAGCCTCAAGTGGGGGTCTTGTCCAGATTTTTGCTCTGAAACCATTCACGTGCTGAGGACTGGG atctttGTACATCTTGACATCATTCACTCTGTGGTGGGGATTCCTGTTTTCAG GCTTCTGTTGGCAAACAGAAGTATATCAAGAGAGTATATCAAAACTCTCAGGAGTATAGCAGGACTGTGGTCAGCAATTGTGTGGGCCATGGCATCTCTGGCTGAAATCAGT GCAGGTGCCTTTGTGCTGGATCCCATGTGTGGGCTAGGAATGATACTGCTGGAAGCTGCCAAAGAGTGGCCC GAAGCCTGTTACTGGGGTGCTGATATA AGTGATTCACAGTTAGAGAATGCAGATGTGAGTATTAGGACTGCAGGCTTGATGGATAAAATTGAGTTACTTAAAGCTTCTCTGAAAG CATTGCCATTGCCTTCAGAAAGCTTTGATACTGTGATTTCGGATATTCCATTTGGGAAGAAGTTCAAGATCACAAAAGACATACAGCTTCTACCAGATATTCTCCAGGAAATGGAGAG AGTACTTCATGTTGGAGGCACTATTGTATTGCTGCTGAGCCAAGATCTCCATAAGCGCATGGGTGGCATTACCAAATGCACTGAAAATGAGTTTCCTAATGCCATTTCTGATGGTGCAAGCGAAACCACTACTGAAAAAGCCCTGAATATTGATGGGAATTCTTCCTCCTTGGTGAATGGTGTTGAAGAATCCTTTCTCAGCAGCAGACACATACATTTTGGGTCTCTGATGCCAGATGGCATCTATGGAGTTAGTCTGGGAAAGACAGATGCTTTCATATACAAATACAGGAAGATCTCTACTGCTGGGAATCAGCAGGTTTCTTGCACAGTGCTGAAGTGA
- the TMEM178A gene encoding LOW QUALITY PROTEIN: transmembrane protein 178A (The sequence of the model RefSeq protein was modified relative to this genomic sequence to represent the inferred CDS: inserted 1 base in 1 codon; deleted 1 base in 1 codon; substituted 2 bases at 2 genomic stop codons) encodes MRPPRCTAPLRSTRGPAGGGSGYRLVPPSSGTSLRLRRVRRCRAAGSAPGLCLSLCALGLLAAGLGTDHWYETHPRRHRQRLRGRPAAARAIPSFPPRHRFRXCARPVFATHAGLWRTSCYLGIDSRLDSLVRRGITQRCTAIKYQFSQPVHLCNVPFNPTKMILQDEXHLLHKYLRRITAAFLGVAAAVLLCRCIVAAVSFFWDESLTQHVAGLLFLTIGIFCTISLCTYAASISYDLNHLPTFVYSLPDDVEHGYSXSVFCAWCSLGFRVATRCLCTAYPFVSRGNIMQLKSTRDFSV; translated from the exons ATGCGTCCGCCGCGCTGCACCGCCCCGCTCCGTTCCACGCGCGGTCCAGCGGGCGGGGGCAGTGGGTACCGCCTGGTTCCCCCGTCCTCCGGTACCTCCCTCCGCCTCCGCCGTGTGAGGCGATGCCGGGCAGCGGGCAGTGCCCCGGGGCTGTGCCTGAGTCTGTgcgcgctggggctgctggcggcggggctCGGCACCGACCACTGGTACGAGACCCACCCGCGGCGGCACCGGCAGCGCTTGCGAGGGCGCCCGGCAGCCGCCCGTGCCATTCCGTCCTTTCCCCCCCGTCACCGCTTCC GCTGCGCCCGGCCGGTCTTCGCCACGCACGCCGGGCTGTGGCGGACCAGCTGCTACCTGGGCATCGACTCCCGCCTCGACAGCCTCGTCCGCAGGG GCATCACTCAGAGATGCACTGCTATCAAGTACCAGTTTTCC CAGCCAGTACACTTGTGCAACGTCCCCTTCAACCCAACGAAGATGATCCTCCAGGATGAATAGCATCTGCTCCATAAGT ACTTGAGAAGGATCACGGCCGCATTCCTAGGCGTGGCTGCAGCTGTTCTTCTCTGCAGGTGCATCGTGGCAGCAGTCAGCTTCTTTTGGGATGAAAGCCTCACCCAGCACGTTGCAGGTCTGCTGTTCTTGACGATAG GAATATTTTGCACTATATCTCTGTGCACTTATGCAGCCAGCATATCATATGACCTAAACCACCTCCCCACATTCGTCTACAGTCTTCCCGATGATGTAGAACATGGATACAGCTAGTCTGTATTTTGTGCTTGGTGCAGTCTGGGATTTAGAGTAGCAACCAGATGTCTTTGCACAGCTTACCCTTTTGTTAGCAGGGGTAACATTATGCAGCTGAAGTCCACCAGAGACTTCTCTGTATGA